TCTGAGAACAGTACTATTTTACACATAAATTAAGGTACCCAGAAACAATCATTTCCGATgaaaaacacaaatgtgaaaaatCGGTGGATATAGCTTTTCGGAAAAATTAGCCTACAATTTCAAAGATCATTTCTAAGAGGCTTTAAGTGTTAATCGAACAATCTATGTATTTTTTTCCGTGCATAAAAATGTCGAATCTGTGTGTCAAATGTAAAAATAGGCTATAAAGAAAACGTATGAAAACGAAAAGGCAACCCCTTTTGTTGTCGTAATCTAGTAGACACCTGCACTGCATTGTAAACTGCCTGTGTAGGCTACATCTACATAATGAAGGCTATTTAAAGTGACGATATATCTGTATCTCCATAATGTTTTTAGAGTCGCAGTAATATCTCTACATTGAAAAGTACACTGCAAGCTTATTTGAGATCAAATCAGTATTTATATGCCGAATTAATAGCCACCTGGAGGCGCTAGAAGCCAGACAATCTCTTGCAAGACACCAGGAATGCGTTCAGCAGGACGCATCGTTTTGCAACCTCGGGGTAGCGAAAACATgcatctctgacatgtagaataagGAAATTACGTCTGGTCTATTTGtagtatttatatcagcaacGTTCGAGAACGTTTTCGTAATGTCTTATCAACGAGAGAAAAATAGGTAAAGGCAATGGTTCTTAATCTAGATTTTGGTTGATATAGGCTTCATATCtttttttaaaaagcatgtgtttatatttttaaCTTTCCATAAATGATTCATGATTTTCCCATAGACCCATTTattgaggatttaaaaaaaaaaatgttggtcCACAAGAGGAAAAATCATAATTCAGAGACCTAATTTAAAAAGGCGCGCGCCTTCAGCTACCATTGTGAATTATGATTAGGCCTTTTTTAACAACGTTATTGGTAGAGTTAATAGGAGTCAATTGTAGTGGTTATTGATATTATTCaggttgttgatgttgttgacgCAGCTGATGTGCGAGGCAGACACAGAGCCAAACGGTCCCGGCGGTTGGAGGTTGTGACTGTGGTAGAGAGTCGGTGGCGACCCCGGCCAATAAGAGAATCCAGACGAACCGACGCCTGGACCAACCAGGTTTAGCTTTGAAATCCCCGAAAAGGGAATGGGGGCAAAATTACTCTGGAATTTATAAAGAGCTTGCTCTGTTGATGAGGGTTGACAAACCTGAGCCAACCCGTGAAAGTCGAACTTGTAAGCATATCGCTTCCCATGGACCTTTGTCATGATGTTTTTGTCATAGTAGTACCGCAATGCGCGGCTGAGTTTGTCGTAGTTCATGTTGGGCTTGCTTTTGCGCTCGCCCCATCGCCGGGCCACCTCATCTGGTTCAATTAGCTTGAATTCTCCATTCGTCCCTTCCCAGGCGATGCAGGACATGTTGGCGCTGTCTGACAGGAGTTCGAGGAGAAACTGCCATAGCTGAATCTGTCCACTGCCTAATCAAAATAACACATAATAGTACACATGTGTGACGGTGACAATACAGGAAAATAAGCATTCATCCTTTGATAGGCtatttgaaaaatgtatttaactttATTTCCAAAATAAGTGTACAATTACGCATACAATTAACATGTCGATAACCTAGCAGTAGTTGGACAATAATTTGGTTCAATTTCCTCGATGTCTATGTCTTACAAT
This sequence is a window from Oncorhynchus gorbuscha isolate QuinsamMale2020 ecotype Even-year linkage group LG01, OgorEven_v1.0, whole genome shotgun sequence. Protein-coding genes within it:
- the LOC124042040 gene encoding protein FEV, whose translation is MRQNCGGNLMFNMYLSDPTENLLKESKGASWSPINTGVQKGSGQIQLWQFLLELLSDSANMSCIAWEGTNGEFKLIEPDEVARRWGERKSKPNMNYDKLSRALRYYYDKNIMTKVHGKRYAYKFDFHGLAQVCQPSSTEQALYKFQSNFAPIPFSGISKLNLVGPGVGSSGFSYWPGSPPTLYHSHNLQPPGPFGSVSASHISCVNNINNLNNINNHYN